GGTAAGGAATTAATATAGTCTAATAACGAGAGGGTCTGTTAGGTTGCTCGAATTTTGTCGGATAATTTTTTAACAATTTTGTGACGGTCGACACCAAATATTGGAGATGCTATAATGATTACGGTTACAAAATATTAAACTAGTAATTGGATGGATTGGAGGGAGAGCCATGGATCAACTGTATCATCTGTATCAAAATAACTATTTGGTTGTTGCAGTTTTTGTCTTATTAGGGATCCTATTACCGGTCGTTGCGTTAACTGCAGGGAGATTGTTACGTCCGAATAAGCCTGAAAAAGAGAAACAAACCACGTATGAGAGTGGGATTGAGCCGGTTGGTGGAAGCTGGGTTCAATTTAATGTGCGCTATTATATGTTTGCGCTATTGTTTGTCTTATTTGATGTTGAGGTCGTATTTTTATATCCATGGGCAGTTGCTTATGATTCGTTAGGGATCTTTGCTCTCATTGAAATGGTCATCTTTATG
The window above is part of the Desertibacillus haloalkaliphilus genome. Proteins encoded here:
- a CDS encoding NADH-quinone oxidoreductase subunit A, yielding MDQLYHLYQNNYLVVAVFVLLGILLPVVALTAGRLLRPNKPEKEKQTTYESGIEPVGGSWVQFNVRYYMFALLFVLFDVEVVFLYPWAVAYDSLGIFALIEMVIFMIMLIIGLLYAWKKKVLTWV